A genome region from Cucumis sativus cultivar 9930 chromosome 4, Cucumber_9930_V3, whole genome shotgun sequence includes the following:
- the LOC101209243 gene encoding palmitoyl-monogalactosyldiacylglycerol delta-7 desaturase, chloroplastic: protein MQTVQKPKAMGKSPRSFKRRKYTKLDKIIFFSLFIVHIACIFAPFHFTWPAFCVAFALYFITGLCISVSYHRNLAHKSFKLPKSMEYFLAYCAAHALQGDPIDWVSTHRCHHQFVDTEKDPHSPIEGFWFSHITWLFDSYNLTKKVCPNYFTDFQKVDRSIFIWFSKHGRPDNVRDLEKQTFYRFIHKTYFLHHILLAILLYQVGGLPFLIWGTCVRIVVLMHVTFMVNSVCHIWGKRRWNTKDLSRNNWLVGLLAFGEGWHNNHHAFEYSARFGLQWWQIDFGWYTIRVLQAIGVAKNVKLPSTIHKQRLFIDY, encoded by the exons ATGCAAACAGTACAGAAACCAAAGGCAATGGGGAAATCCCCAAGGTCATTCAAGAGGAGAAAATATACCAAGTTGgacaaaatcattttcttttccctattCATCGTCCATATTGCCTGTATTTTTGCACCATTTCATTTTACTTGGCCTGCATTTTGTGTCGCGTTTGCATTGTACTTTATTACTGGCTTATGTATTAGCGTTTCGTACCATAGAAATCTTGCACATAAGAGTTTCAAACTACCAAAATCAATGGAATACTTTCTCGCTTATTGTGCGGCACATGCTCTTCAG ggTGATCCAATCGATTGGGTGAGTACACATAGATGTCATCATCAATTTGTTGATACAGAAAAAGATCCACATAGCCCTATCGAAGGATTTTGGTTTAGCCATATCACTTGGCTTTTTGATTCTTATAATTTGACCAAAAAAGTTTGTCCAAATTATTTTACCGATTTTCAAAAAGTTGATAGAAGCATATTCATATGGTTCTCCAAGCATGGGAGACCCGATAACGTTCGTGATTTGGAGAAGCAAACCTTCTATAGGTTTAttcataaaacatattttcttcatcacATTCTTCTTGCGATCCTACTCTATCAAGTTGGAGGACTTCCATTTCTTATATGGGGCACG TGTGTAAGGATCGTAGTGCTCATGCACGTAACATTTATGGTGAACTCGGTATGTCATATATGGGGAAAACGTCGATGGAATACTAAAGATTTGTCAAGAAACAATTG gTTGGTAGGTTTGCTTGCATTCGGTGAAGGTTGGCACAACAACCATCATGCTTTTGAATATTCAGCAAGGTTTGGACTTCAATGGTGGcaaattgattttggttgGTATACAATTAGGGTTCTTCAAGCCATTGGAGTTGCCAAAAATGTTAAACTACCTTCTACAATTCACAAACAAAGGCTTTTTATAGACTATTGA
- the LOC101209735 gene encoding palmitoyl-monogalactosyldiacylglycerol delta-7 desaturase, chloroplastic isoform X2, protein MDMSKQELNERVKPIMSPTKREWTNIDKTIACLLFFLHALCIFAPFNFTWNAFWVALILYSITGLFGITISYHRNLSHKSFQLPKWLEYLFAYCGAHALQGDPMDWVSTHRCHHQFVDTDKDPHDRNQGFWFSHINWAFDSYHLTKKCVRIVMLYHVIFMVNSVCHKWGKKQWSTTDLSRNNWWVSLLSFGEGWHNNHHAFEYSAKYGLEWWQLDFGWYVIMFLKAIGVATDVKLPTQCHKQRMKL, encoded by the exons ATGGATATGTCAAAACAAGAACTAAATGAAAGGGTGAAGCCTATAATGTCACCAACGAAGAGAGAATGGACCAACATTGACAAAACCATTGCatgtcttcttttctttcttcatgcCCTCTGTATTTTCGCCCCATTTAACTTTACTTGGAATGCGTTTTGGGTTGCCCTTATCTTGTATAGTATTACAGGTCTTTTCGGCATCACTATTTCGTATCATAGAAATCTTTCACATAAGAGTTTCCAGCTTCCTAAATGGCTTGAGTATTTATTTGCTTACTGTGGAGCTCATGCACTTCAG GGTGATCCGATGGATTGGGTAAGTACACATAGATGTCATCACCAATTTGTTGACACAGACAAAGATCCTCATGATCGTAATCAAGGATTTTGGTTTAGTCATATCAATTGGGCTTTCGATTCCTACCATTTGACTAAAAAG TGTGTGAGGATAGTAATGTTATATCATGTAATATTTATGGTGAATTCAGTATGCCATAAATGGGGAAAGAAACAATGGAGTACAACTGATTTATCTAGAAATAATTG GTGGGTGagtcttctttcttttggagaAGGTTGGCATAACAATCACCATGCATTCGAGTATTCAGCTAAGTATGGACTTGAATGGTGGCAACTTGACTTTGGTTGGTATGTTATTATGTTCCTTAAAGCAATTGGAGTGGCCACAGATGTCAAATTACCCACTCAATGCCACAAGCAAAGGATGAAACTGTGA
- the LOC101208755 gene encoding delta-9 acyl-lipid desaturase 1, producing the protein MEATRKELEDKNSDQKAMAVEDKPRVRSRRRPFFRRKWTTLDKRSAGAFLVMHFLCVFAPFYFTWPAFWLAFVLYVITGLFGLTLSYHRHLTHKSFKLPKWLEYTFAYIGVHTLQGDPIDWVSTHRYHHQFVDTKRDPHTPTQGFLFGHIAWIFDSYGLTKKVSPKHVEDFEAKDEKRKISRNMFVGYLKYGRPNNAEDLQNQGFYRFLRRTYILHHFGLAIILYALGGLPFLTWGMGVRTVCFQHVTFAVNSLGHMWGNQPWNTGDQSRNNWVLALLIFGEGWHNNHHAFEYSARHGLEWWQLDVTWWVILFLQAIGLATDLKLPSQHHMHKLAIQPKSD; encoded by the exons ATGGAGGCCACAAGGAAAGAGCTGGAAGATAAAAATAGCGATCAGAAGGCTATGGCGGTTGAAGACAAACCTCGGGTTAGGTCCCGGCGAAGACCATTTTTCCGAAGAAAATGGACAACTTTAGACAAACGTTCTGCTGGTGCTTTTCTTGTTATGCATTTTCTCTGTGTTTTCGCACCATTTTATTTCACATGGCCAGCCTTCTGGCTTGCCTTTGTACTCTACGTTATCACGGGCTTGTTCGGTTTGACACTCTCGTACCACCGGCATCTTACACACAAGAGTTTCAAACTTCCCAAATGGCTTGAGTACACGTTTGCTTACATTGGAGTCCATACACTTCAA GGCGATCCGATTGATTGGGTGAGTACGCATAGATATCACCATCAGTTTGTGGATACAAAAAGAGATCCACACACTCCGACACAAGGGTTTTTATTTGGACATATTGCTTGGATATTTGATTCATATGGTTTGACTAAAAAAGTTAGCCCTAAACATGTTGAAGATTTCGAAGCAAAagatgagaaaagaaagattagTAGAAATATGTTTGTGGGATATTTGAAGTATGGAAGACCTAACAATGCTGAGGATTTACAAAATCAAGGCTTTTACAGGTTTCTTCGAAGAACATACATTCTTCATCATTTTGGTCTTGCAATAATCCTCTATGCTCTTGGAGGGCTTCCTTTTCTCACTTGGGGAATG GGTGTAAGAACTGTATGCTTTCAACATGTCACTTTCGCTGTGAACTCTTTAGGCCACATGTGGGGAAACCAACCATGGAACACTGGAGATCAATCTAGAAATAATTG GGTGTTGGCATTACTCATCTTTGGAGAAGGATGGCACAACAACCACCATGCATTTGAGTATTCAGCTCGACATGGCCTAGAATGGTGGCAGTTGGATGTAACTTGGTGggttattttgtttcttcaagcCATAGGGTTAGCCACTGATTTGAAGTTACCCTCTCAACATCACATGCACAAGTTGGCCATCCAACCCAAAAGCGATTAA
- the LOC101209735 gene encoding palmitoyl-monogalactosyldiacylglycerol delta-7 desaturase, chloroplastic isoform X1: MDMSKQELNERVKPIMSPTKREWTNIDKTIACLLFFLHALCIFAPFNFTWNAFWVALILYSITGLFGITISYHRNLSHKSFQLPKWLEYLFAYCGAHALQGDPMDWVSTHRCHHQFVDTDKDPHDRNQGFWFSHINWAFDSYHLTKKVCGKYFNDSKETKRNLFTLVMKHERPDNVKDLEKQIFYTFIHKTYILHPIALAIFLYMVGGLPFVLWGMCVRIVMLYHVIFMVNSVCHKWGKKQWSTTDLSRNNWWVSLLSFGEGWHNNHHAFEYSAKYGLEWWQLDFGWYVIMFLKAIGVATDVKLPTQCHKQRMKL, encoded by the exons ATGGATATGTCAAAACAAGAACTAAATGAAAGGGTGAAGCCTATAATGTCACCAACGAAGAGAGAATGGACCAACATTGACAAAACCATTGCatgtcttcttttctttcttcatgcCCTCTGTATTTTCGCCCCATTTAACTTTACTTGGAATGCGTTTTGGGTTGCCCTTATCTTGTATAGTATTACAGGTCTTTTCGGCATCACTATTTCGTATCATAGAAATCTTTCACATAAGAGTTTCCAGCTTCCTAAATGGCTTGAGTATTTATTTGCTTACTGTGGAGCTCATGCACTTCAG GGTGATCCGATGGATTGGGTAAGTACACATAGATGTCATCACCAATTTGTTGACACAGACAAAGATCCTCATGATCGTAATCAAGGATTTTGGTTTAGTCATATCAATTGGGCTTTCGATTCCTACCATTTGACTAAAAAGGTTTGTGGTAAGTACTTCAATGAttccaaagaaacaaaaagaaacttgTTCACATTAGTAATGAAGCATGAGAGACCAGATAATGTCAAGGACTTGGAGAAACAAATATTCTATACGTTTATTCATAAAACGTATATTCTTCATCCAATTGCTTTGGCAATCTTTCTCTATATGGTTGGAGGACTTCCTTTTGTTTTATGGGGAATG TGTGTGAGGATAGTAATGTTATATCATGTAATATTTATGGTGAATTCAGTATGCCATAAATGGGGAAAGAAACAATGGAGTACAACTGATTTATCTAGAAATAATTG GTGGGTGagtcttctttcttttggagaAGGTTGGCATAACAATCACCATGCATTCGAGTATTCAGCTAAGTATGGACTTGAATGGTGGCAACTTGACTTTGGTTGGTATGTTATTATGTTCCTTAAAGCAATTGGAGTGGCCACAGATGTCAAATTACCCACTCAATGCCACAAGCAAAGGATGAAACTGTGA
- the LOC101209978 gene encoding palmitoyl-monogalactosyldiacylglycerol delta-7 desaturase, chloroplastic, producing the protein MEGSKLEQKDMAVKPLRSFRKKKWAKINRSVAGSLLFVHLLCIFAPFHFNWSAFWVAFVLYVITGLFGISVSYHRNLAHRSFNLPKWLEYLFAYCGVHALQGDPIGWVKIHRCHHRFVDTEKDPHSPIQGFLFSHVTWLLDSYVLTEKVGPKYFDDYEKIERNVVMVNMKQGRPENNVGDLEKQAFYRFLRKTYFLHLLLLAVLLYAMGGVPFLIWGMGVRIVVVLHITFMVNSVCHIWGKQLWKTNDLSTNNWLVGLLGFGEGWHNNHHAFEYSARHGLEWWEIDFGWYVIMFLQAIGVATHVKVPLQHHKKKLAMDETKFI; encoded by the exons CGGTGAAGCCTCTAAGGTcatttaggaagaaaaaatgggCTAAGATTAATAGAAGTGTTGCTGGTTCTCTCCTCTTTGTGCATCTACTTTGTATTTTTGcaccatttcattttaattggAGTGCATTTTGGGTTGCATTTGTATTATACGTTATCACAGGTCTATTTGGTATTAGTGTTTCTTATCATAGAAATCTAGCACATCGAAGTTTTAATCTTCCAAAATGGCTTGAATACTTATTTGCTTATTGTGGAGTTCATGCGCTTCAG gGCGATCCAATTGGTTGGGTGAAGATACATAGATGTCATCATCGATTTGTTGATACAGAAAAAGACCCTCACAGCCCTATTCAAGGATTTTTGTTTAGTCACGTTACTTGGCTTTTAGATTCTTATGTTTTAACTGAAAAAGTTGgacctaaatattttgatgattatgaAAAGATAGAAAGGAACGTGGTTATGGTGAACATGAAGCAAGGGAGACCAGAAAATAACGTTGGGGACTTGGAGAAGCAAGCATTCTATAGGTTTCTTCggaaaacatattttcttcatctgCTTCTTCTTGCAGTTCTACTATATGCAATGGGAGGAGTTCCTTTCCTGATATGGGGAATG GGTGTAAGAATCGTTGTGGTTTTACACATAACATTTATGGTGAATTCAGTATGTCATATATGGGGAAAACAACTTTGGAAGACAAATGATTTGTCAACAAACAACtg GTTGGTGGGTTTACTTGGATTTGGGGAAGGTTGGCACAATAATCACCATGCATTTGAATATTCAGCTAGACATGGACTTGAATGGTGGGAAATTGACTTTGGTTGGTATGTTATTATGTTTCTTCAAGCCATTGGAGTGGCCACTCATGTTAAAGTACCCTTACAACACCACAAGAAGAAGTTGGCAATGGATGagacaaaatttatatga
- the LOC101209490 gene encoding palmitoyl-monogalactosyldiacylglycerol delta-7 desaturase, chloroplastic has protein sequence MDTLKEESKKMGKVHQMTFGRRKWTNGDKLKASLILSFHVLCIFAPFHFNWSAFWVAFVLYILTGLFGISISYHRNLSHKSFKLPKWLEYVFAYCGVHAIQGDPIDWVSTHRYHHQHTDTERDPHSPVQGFWFSYVIWIFDTITLTKKVCPEYFIDYKDKKRGAFSLVTKYGSPNNVADMEDDPFYRFIHDTYLLHPIALGVLLYIVGGTPFFIWGMCVRATVYMNVVFMINSICHLWGKKQWNTKDSTRNNWWISLPSFGESWHNNHHAFEYSARAGIEWWEVDIGWYVILFLQAIGLATDVKQPSQAHMQRLSMDKPNEDCQE, from the exons ATGGATAcattaaaagaagaatcaaagaaaatggGGAAGGTTCATCAAATGACATTTGGGAGGAGAAAATGGACCAATGGAGACAAATTAAAAGCATCtctcattttatcttttcacGTTCTATGTATTTTTGcaccttttcattttaattggAGTGCATTTTGGGTTGCgtttgtattatatattctCACAGGTCTCTTTGGAATAAGTATTTCTTATCATAGAAATCTTTCCcataaaagtttcaaacttCCAAAATGGCTTGAATATGTATTTGCATATTGTGGAGTTCATGCAATTCAG GGTGATCCAATCGACTGGGTGAGCACACATAGATATCATCATCAACATACAGATACCGAAAGAGATCCACATAGTCCTGTACAAGGATTTTGGTTTAGTTACGTCATTTGGATCTTTGATACCATTACTTTAACCAAAAAAGTCTGTCCAGagtattttattgattataaagataaaaaaagaggTGCCTTTTCCTTGGTTACTAAATATGGAAGTCCAAATAATGTTGCTGATATGGAGGATGATCcattttatagatttattcATGATACATACTTACTTCATCCAATTGCTCTTGGAGTCCTTCTCTACATTGTTGGAGGAACACCTTTTTTTATATGGGGAATG TGTGTGAGGGCAACAGTGTACATGAATGTAGTGTTTATGATTAATTCAATTTGTCATTTATGGGGAAAGAAACAATGGAACACTAAAGATTCCACTAGAAATAATTG GTGGATTAGTTTGCCTTCATTTGGAGAAAGTTGGCACAATAATCATCATGCGTTTGAATATTCAGCAAGAGCGGGGATTGAATGGTGGGAAGTTGACATTGGTTGGTATGTTATATTGTTTCTTCAAGCCATTGGGTTGGCCACTGATGTCAAACAACCCTCTCAAGCTCACATGCAAAGGCTATCTATGGACAAACCAAATGAAGACTGTCAAGAATGA
- the LOC101208999 gene encoding palmitoyl-monogalactosyldiacylglycerol delta-7 desaturase, chloroplastic — protein sequence MEAARKEVEDKHDKKKQFSMVNPKRAFFNRKWTTLDRRTAAGILFLHLLSLLAPFHFNWAAFWVAFALYLITGALGITLSYHRNLAHRSFKLPKWLEYFFAYLGVQGFQGDPIDWVSTHRYHHQFVDTDRDPHSPMQGFWFSHMTWMFDSYGLTEKIYPKNLEDFKEREAKRTLSRNWFVGFLKYGRPKNVEDLQKQGFYRFLRKTYLLHPIALAIVLYKFGGLPFVVWGMGVRLICVLHAALFVNSACHIWGYRKWNTNDLSKNNWIIGLISFGEGWHNNHHAFEYSARHGLQWWEFDFTWWVILLLQALGLATDVKLPTQLHKQKLAIQYKITSPCDSS from the exons ATGGAGGCAGCAAGAAAAGAGGTTGAAGATAAACATGATAAGAAGAAGCAATTTTCAATGGTGAATCCTAAACGTGCATTTTTCAACAGAAAATGGACAACTTTAGACCGACGTACTGCTGCTGGAATTTTGTTCTTGCATTTGCTTTCTCTCTTGGCCCCATTTCACTTCAATTGGGCTGCATTTTGGGTTGCTTTTGCACTATATTTGATTACAGGTGCCTTAGGGATTACGCTCTCGTATCACAGGAATCTTGCACATAGAAGTTTTAAACTTCCTAAATGGCTTGAGTACTTTTTTGCATATCTTGGAGTGCAAGGCTTTCAG gGTGATCCAATTGATTGGGTTAGTACGCATAGATATCATCATCAGTTTGTTGATACCGATAGAGATCCACACAGTCCCATGCAAGGATTTTGGTTTAGCCACATGACATGGATGTTTGACTCATATGGTTTGACTGAAAAGATTTATCCGAAAAATCTCGAAGATTTCAAGGAAAGAGAAGCAAAACGAACACTTTCTCGCAATTGGTTTGTGGGTTTTCTAAAGTATGGAAGGCCAAAGAATGTTGAGGATTTGCAGAAACAAGGTTTCTACAGGTTCCTTCGTAAAACATACCTTCTTCATCCCATAGCTCTTGCAATTGTTCTCTATAAATTTGGAGGACTTCCCTTTGTTGTTTGGGGAATG GGAGTGAGGCTGATTTGTGTTTTACATGCTGCACTCTTCGTGAATTCAGCATGCCACATTTGGGGCTACAGAAAGTGGAACACCAATGACTTATCAAAGAACAATTG GATAATAGGATTGATTTCTTTTGGGGAAGGTTGGCACAACAACCACCATGCTTTTGAATACTCAGCTAGACATGGTCTTCAATGGTGGGAATTTGACTTCACGTGGTGGGTTATCTTATTACTTCAAGCTCTTGGATTGGCAACTGATGTCAAATTGCCCACTCAACTTCATAAGCAAAAGTTGGCCATCCAATATAAAATCACTTCACCATGTGATTCCTCTTAA
- the LOC101208515 gene encoding palmitoyl-monogalactosyldiacylglycerol delta-7 desaturase, chloroplastic, which yields MSLSPQMEATRKELEDKNNDHKAMTVEGKARVRPRRRRPLFRRKWTLLDRRSFGGVMAMHLLSLLAPFYFTWPAFWLAVVLYILTGLFGVTLSYHRQLSHKSFKLPKWLEYTFAYMGVHALQGDPIDWASTHRIHHQFVDTERDPHSPSVEGFFFGHIAWIFDSYGLTEKVNPKYVESFKERDEKRKTFSNIFVGYLKYGRPKNVEDLQKQAFYRFIRSTYILHHFGLAIILYVVGGLPFLVWGMGVRIVCFQHVTFFLNSAGHLWGSQQWNTGDQSRNNWMVALFMFGEGWHNNHHAFEYSARHGLEWWQFDVTWWIILFLEAIGLATDVKLPSRNHMQKLAIQPKIE from the exons aTGTCCCTTAGTCCTCAAATGGAGGCCACAAGAAAAGAGCTGgaagataaaaataatgatcACAAGGCTATGACGGTAGAAGGCAAAGCTCGAGTTAGGCCTCGAAGAAGAAGGCCGCTTTTTCGAAGAAAATGGACACTTTTAGACAGACGCTCTTTTGGTGGTGTTATGGCTATGCATTTGCTTAGTCTCTTGGCACCATTTTATTTCACATGGCCAGCCTTCTGGCTTGCTGTTGTACTCTACATTCTCACAGGCTTGTTCGGCGTGACGCTCTCATACCACAGACAACTCTCGCACAAAAGTTTCAAACTTCCCAAATGGCTCGAATACACATTTGCATATATGGGAGTTCATGCTCTTCAa GGCGATCCAATCGATTGGGCGAGCACACATAGAATTCATCATCAGTTTGTTGATACGGAAAGAGATCCACATAGCCCATCAGTAGAAGGGTTTTTCTTTGGACATATTGCTTGGATATTTGATTCATATGGTTTGACAGAAAAAGTTAATCCAAAATATGTTGAAAGTTTTAaggaaagagatgaaaaaagaaagacatttagcaatatttttgTGGGATATTTGAAGTATGGAAGACCTAAAAATGTTGAGGATTTACAAAAGCAAGCCTTTTATAGGTTTATTCGAAGCACATACATTCTTCATCATTTTGGCCTTGCAATTATTCTCTATGTTGTTGGAGGCCTTCCCTTTCTCGTTTGGGGAATG GGTGTAAGAATTGTATGCTTTCAACATGTCACTTTCTTCCTAAACTCTGCAGGCCACTTGTGGGGAAGCCAACAGTGGAACACTGGGGATCAGTCCAGAAATAATTG GATGGTGGCATTGTTTATGTTTGGAGAAGGATGGCACAATAACCATCATGCATTTGAGTATTCAGCTCGACATGGCCTAGAATGGTGGCAGTTCGACGTAACTTGGTGgatcattttgtttcttgaagCAATAGGGTTAGCCACTGATGTGAAGTTGCCCTCTCGAAATCACATGCAAAAGTTGGCCATTCAACCTAAGATCGagtaa